The following proteins are co-located in the Camelina sativa cultivar DH55 chromosome 12, Cs, whole genome shotgun sequence genome:
- the LOC104729454 gene encoding mitogen-activated protein kinase kinase kinase 3-like, with amino-acid sequence MEWIRRETIGHGSFSTVSLATTSGSSTTTLFPPLIAVKSSGVVSSASLMNERHVLDHHGDCSEIVRCFGEGKTVENGEEVYNLFLEYASGGNLADRIKKSGEALPEFEVRRFTRSIVKGLCHIHKNGFSHCDLKLENVLVFDDHVKISDFGLAKRLSSSDGVGGGVEIRGTPLYMAPECVNYGEFESPADIWALGCSVVEMSSGKTAWCLDERSDNVMSLMVRIGLGDEVPRIPVELSEEGKDFVSKCFVKDPAKRWTAQMLLDHPFLAVDDGHESVGGSYLSLMRCGEEDEEASVSPRNPFDFPGWNSVQSPVNESVRFSSLVKSPEERISGLVSEMPDWSVSCDWVNVR; translated from the coding sequence atggAGTGGATTCGTAGAGAAACAATTGGTCACGGAAGCTTCTCTACGGTTAGTTTAGCAACTACCTCTGGAAGCTCTACAACGACGTTGTTTCCACCGTTAATAGCTGTGAAATCCTCCGGAGTTGTTTCCTCCGCCTCGTTGATGAACGAGAGACACGTTCTTGATCACCACGGAGATTGTTCTGAGATCGTGCGGTGTTTTGGAGAAGGGAAGACGGTGGAGAACGGTGAAGAGGTTTACAATCTGTTTCTTGAGTATGCCTCCGGTGGTAACCTTGCTGATCGGATAAAAAAATCCGGTGAGGCTTTGCCGGAGTTTGAAGTGAGGAGGTTCACGAGATCGATTGTGAAAGGGTTGTGTCATATTCACAAGAATGGTTTCTCTCATTGTGATTTAAAGCTTGagaatgttttggtttttgatgatCATGTCAAGATTTCTGATTTCGGTTTGGCTAAACGGTTAAGTAGTAGTGATGGGGTTGGTGGTGGTGTTGAGATTAGGGGAACTCCGTTGTATATGGCACCGGAATGTGTGAATTACGGCGAGTTTGAGTCTCCGGCGGATATATGGGCTTTGGGATGCTCTGTTGTTGAGATGTCTAGTGGTAAAACGGCGTGGTGTTTGGACGAGAGGAGTGATAATGTTATGTCTTTGATGGTACGTATTGGTTTAGGTGATGAGGTTCCGAGGATTCCGGTTGAATTGTCGGAGGAAGGTAAAGATTTCGTGAGCAAGTGTTTTGTTAAAGACCCGGCTAAGAGATGGACGGCTCAGATGCTTTTGGATCATCCCTTCTTAGCCGTTGATGATGGTCATGAGAGTGTTGGTGGGTCGTATTTGAGTTTGATGAGGTGtggcgaagaagacgaagaagcttcGGTTTCGCCGAGGAATCCATTTGATTTTCCCGGGTGGAATTCGGTTCAGTCTCCGGTTAACGAATCGGTTAGGTTTAGTTCATTGGTAAAGTCGCCGGAGGAGAGAATCAGTGGTTTGGTCAGTGAGATGCCTGATTGGTCGGTGTCGTGTGATTGGGTCAACGTGAGGTGA
- the LOC104729456 gene encoding RNA-binding protein Musashi homolog 2 produces MERKLVVLGIPWDIDSDGLKDYMSKFGDLEDCIVMKDRSTGRSRGFGYVTFASAEDAKNALKGEHFLGNRILEVKVATPKEEMRQPAKKVTRIFVARIPSSVSESDFRSHFERYGEITDLYMPKDHNSKQHRGIGFITFASADSVEDLMEDTHDLGGTTVAVDRATPKEDDHPPRPQPVARMSRPPVAVAGGFGAPGGYGAYDAYISAATRYAALGAPTVYDNPASFYGRGEPTTRGIGNKIFVGRLPQEASVEDLRDYFGRFGHIQDAYIPKDPKRSGHRGFGFVTFAENGVADRVARRSHEICGQEVAIDSATPLDDAGPSAGGSSMLSSSRPEYFGGYGGGPMRTFGRMYGGMSLDDWGYGMPNARPSRSDWRYRPY; encoded by the exons ATGGAACGGAAGCTTGTG gTTTTGGGGATTCCGTGGGATATTGATTCCGATGGGCTTAAGGATTACATGTCAAAATTTGGTGACTTGGAGGATTGTATTGTCATGAAG GATCGATCAACTGGAAGATCTCGTGGGTTTGGATATGTCACTTTTGCTTCTGCTGAAGATGCTAAG AACGCTTTGAAAGGTGAACACTTTTTAGGGAACAGGATCTTGGAAGTAAAAGTGGCTACACCAAAG GAAGAGATGAGACAGCCTGCAAAGAAGGTGACGAGGATTTTCGTTGCTCGAATCCCTTCATCAGTCTCTGAATCAGATTTCAGAAG CCATTTTGAGAGGTATGGGGAAATAACAGACTTATACATGCCTAAG gaTCACAACTCAAAGCAACACCGAGGAATTGGTTTTATCACATTCGCTAGTGCTG ATTCAGTGGAGGATCTGATGGAAGACACTCATGATCTGGGAGGTACAACGGTTGCTGTTGATCGGGCAACACCAAAGGAAGATGACCATCCGCCTAGGCCACAACCAGTGGCTAGAATGTCGCGTCCACCTGTGGCTGTTGCAGGTGGATTCGGAGCTCCAGGTGGTTATGGAGCTTATGATGCTTATATTTCTGCAGCGACAAGATACGCAGCGCTTGGTGCTCCTACTGTCTATGATAATCCGGCCTCGTTTTACGGAA GAGGGGAACCAACCACAAGGGGAATAGGAAACAAGATTTTTGTTGGACGACTTCCTCAAGAAGCATCTGTTGAAGATCTACGCGATTATTTTGGTAGATTTGGCCATATTCAAGATGCTTATATTCCAAAG gaCCCAAAAAGAAGTGGACATAGAGGTTTTGGATTTGTTACTTTTGCTGAAAATGGTGTTGCAGATCGTGTAGCCCGAAGATCTCATGAAATTTGTGGACAAGAG GTAGCCATAGATTCAGCAACACCACTTGATGACGCTGGACCTAGTGCCGGTGGAAGTTCGATGCTAAGTTCTTCTCGTCCTGAATATTTTGGTGGTTATGGAGGAGGTCCAATGCGTACTTTTGGTCGAATGTATGGAGGCATGAGTTTGGACGAT TGGGGATATGGAATGCCGAACGCACGACCATCAAGATCAGACTGGAGGTACCGGCCATACTAA
- the LOC104729455 gene encoding uncharacterized protein LOC104729455 — protein MRKTSVSSNSFGGFLSPGAPSYADNKGWSSERVPHPSSSSTTSTASINGHRRHIGSTSALTTPFYSGRAIPSKWEDAERWICSPVATYPQGGVCKNSSVTSEQRRQKSKSGPIVPPPPTLLPHPTSSSSAIGCYHYSPRMMMRSMEAPPKGLMVVGSPFSTGVLEADRVFRGSVGAAGGGYDSYGHGPGHGHSRSWVDLMSEETSSLSSRTDTEEKAEMMTATQSPVVSRRDMATQMSPEEMSPNNNSNQSPPLVVSVIEPPPCRGEVREVKMDKGAKMIKRPKRRVMSSSRIIRREQPEVEDNSEASASSSSWDISEPAMSLSKLQREEAKIAAWENLQKAKAEAAIRKLEVKLEKKKSASMDKILNKLQTAKIKAQEMRRSSVSSEHEQQQQQQGNHQISRNSVKMSHLVRRHTFMTPFMTCFAPRVDCRKSSSAV, from the exons atgagaaagaCTTCAGTTTCATCAAACAGTTTTGGTGGGTTTTTAAGTCCCGGAGCTCCAAGTTACGCCGATAACAAAGGTTGGAGCTCCGAGAGAGTtcctcatccttcttcttcttcaactactTCCACCGCTTCGATTAACGGTCATCGTCGTCACATCGGCTCAACCTCAGCTTTAACGACACCGTTTTACAGCGGTAGAGCTATACCTTCCAAGTGGGAAGATGCTGAGCGGTGGATTTGTAGCCCTGTTGCGACGTACCCACAAGGAGGTGTTTGTAAAAACTCCTCAGTGACTTCTGAACAGAGGCGTCAGAAATCTAAAAGCGGtcctattgttcctcctcctcctacgcTGCTGCCTCATCCTACGTCTTCCTCCTCGGCGATTGGGTGTTATCACTACTCTCCGAGGATGATGATGCGTTCTATGGAAGCTCCTCCCAAGGGTTTAATGGTTGTTGGTTCACCGTTCTCTACTGGTGTTTTGGAGGCGGATAGGGTTTTTAGAGGCAGTGTCGGTGCTGCTGGTGGTGGATATGATAGCTATGGACATGGACCTGGACACGGTCATAGCCGGAGCTGGGTTGATTTGATGAGTGAAGAAACTTCATCTCTTAGTTCCAGAACTGATACAG AGGAGAAAGCAGAGATGATGACGGCGACTCAATCTCCGGTGGTTTCAAGAAGAGATATGGCGACTCAGATGAGTCCAGAAGAGATGAGtcctaataataatagtaatcaGTCTCCACCACTGGTTGTGTCTGTGATTGAGCCTCCTCCTTGTAGAGGTGAAGTGAGAGAAGTGAAAATGGATAAAGGAGCAAAGATGATTAAGCGTCCAAAGAGACGAGTAATGTCTTCTTCTAGGATTATTAGGAGAGAGCAACCTGAGGTTGAAGATAACTCTGAAGCTtctgcgtcttcttcttcttgggatATCTCAGAACCAGCCATGTCTCTTTCTAA GTTGCAAAGAGAGGAAGCTAAGATAGCAGCTTGGGAAAATCTGCAGAAGGCGAAAGCAGAAGCAGCCATTAGAAAACTCGAG GTGaagttggagaagaagaaatcagcATCAATGGATAAGATTTTGAACAAGCTTCAAACAGCTAAGATAAAAGCACAAGAGATGAGGAGAAGTTCAGTATCCAGTGaacatgaacaacaacaacagcaacaagggaatcatcaaatctccagaaactcGGTGAAGATGAGTCATCTTGTCCGAAGACATACGTTCATGACTCCTTTCATGACTTGCTTTGCTCCTCGTGTTGATTGCAGAAAATCTTCTTCTgctgtatga
- the LOC104729458 gene encoding CLK4-associating serine/arginine rich protein-like, with the protein MWHEARRSEKKVHDMMDAARKRAQRRAIYLAKRRGDPIQSIQAVGSRYRIFRDDGLYQATEDQQGLIPWNGKQDVMIDRFDGRALLDFVREAGSRSIRPHKKTEEEEEVEEFVNFERYRDLIKHRRRGFSDEEGLLHVHQELDAKLTAPFPGARSQAAQPTANKGTYSQVGFSYAGNGKDKSFDADEDDVDDDEDDEDEEEEFDSNDSDDEGMETIAKQFGIKRYGWLVYMDKKAKEEEKRQKELIKGDPSIKKLSRKERRKVSRTERDREKETSRIVGRQMIHHDPYRESRRSPTYEAYPRSRRSRSRSRSYSPSYSRRNGRGDHSDEISKPKIEYITEFGGGSGDVGSPKFGGYSPPHSPPSQTDLLSRPSSGHILEALHVDPASGVSLEKDKIVKPARPTVSTSTALAKLSKAGTSSLKQTQAEKKETPQERLKRIMNKQLTKQIKKDSATETAKKREQERQRLEKLAETSRLSRNRQRSRSRSNSRSPPPRRHRRSRSRSRSRSRSRRSRRHGSRSRSRSLSRSRSRSPKRSRRRSPSYSRSPRRRSRSRH; encoded by the exons ATGTGGCACGAAGCGAGAAGATCGGAGAAGAAGGTTCACGATATGATGGACGCTGCTCGGAAAAGAGCACAGAGGCGAGCTATTTACTTGGCTAAACGCCGTGGAGATCCAATTCAGTCGATTCAAGCCGTTGGTTCTCGATACCGAATCTTCCGTGATGATGGTCTTTACCAAGCCACCGAGGATCAACAGGGCTT GATTCCTTGGAATGGGAAGCAAGATGTAATGATTGATAG ATTTGATGGACGTGCTCTTCTGGATTTTGTGCGTGAGGCTGGTTCGAGAAGTATACGGCCACATAAGAAAacggaagaggaggaagaagttgaagagTTTGTTAATTTTGAGCGTTATCGAGATTTGATTAAGCATCGGCGTAGAGGAT TTTCGGATGAGGAGGGTTTGCTACATGTCCATCAAGAGCTCGATGCCAAACTTACTGCTCCCTTCCCAGGGGCTAG ATCACAAGCAGCTCAACCAACTGCAAACAAAGGAACATATTCGCAGGTTGGGTTTTCTTATGCGGGAAATGGAAAAGATAAGTCATTTGATGCGGACgaagatgatgttgatgacgacgaggatgatgaggatgaggaggaagaaTTTGACAGTAACGACAGCGATGATGAAGGAATGGAAACTATTGCTAAACAGTTTGGCATAAAGCGATATGGGTGGCTGGTTTATATGGACAAGAAGgcaaaagaggaagagaaaaggCAAAAAGAACTCATCAAAGGCGATCCTTCAATT AAGAAGCTAAGTCGTAAGGAAAGAAGGAAAGTTTCAAGgacagagagagacagagaaaaagaaacttcAAGGATTGTTGGAAGGCAAATGATTCATCATGATCCCTACAG GGAGTCTCGAAGGAGTCCTACTTATGAGGCTTATCCGCGTTCAAGAAG ATCAAGATCCAGATCCCGGTCATATTCTCCATCATACTCACGGCGAAATGGGCGTGGAGATCATTCAGATGAAATCAGCAAACCGAAAATTGAATATATTACTGAATTTGGAGGAGGCTCTGGAGATGTAGGAAGTCCGAAGTTCGGAGGATATTCCCCACCGCATTCACCACCATCTCAAACTGATCTATTAAGCCG ACCATCGTCGGGCCATATTCTTGAGGCGCTGCATGTTGATCCTGCGTCTGGTGTATCCCTTGAGAAAGACAAGATTGTTAAACCAGCTAGACCGACTGTGAG TACTTCCACAGCACTAGCGAAGCTTTCAAAAGCAGGTACATCCTCGTTGAAGCAGACACaagcagagaagaaagaaactccCCAAGAACGACTGAAGAGAATCATGAATAAACAGCTAACAAAGCAAA TTAAGAAAGACTCTGCAACAGAGACTGCTAAGAAACGAGAACAGGAGCGGCAAAGGCTGGAGAAACTAGCGGAAACAAGCCGGTTAAGTCGGAATAGGCAACGCAGCCGTAGTAGGAGTAATAGTCGATCGCCACCACCGAG AAGACACAGacgaagcagaagcagaagtaGAAGTAGAAGCAGAAGCAGGAGATCGCGCAGACACGGTTCAAGGTCACGGTCTAGGTCCCTATCAAGGTCGCGATCACGGTCTCCCAAACGCTCACGGAGACGCTCCCCATCTTATTCAAGGTCTCCCAG GCGAAGAAGCAGGTCAAGGCATTGA
- the LOC104729459 gene encoding heat stress transcription factor B-1-like — protein sequence MTVAQRSVPAPFLSKTYQLVDDHNTDDVVSWNEDGTAFVVWKTAEFAKDLLPQYFKHNNFSSFIRQLNTYGFRKTVPDKWEFANDYFRRGGEDLLSDIRRRKSVIAGKCVVVGGGSTPSESNSGVGGGGDDHGSSSTSSPGSSKNPGSVENMVADLSGENEKLKRENNSLSSELEAAKKQRDELVTFLTDHLKVKPEKIDQMIKGGGKFKPVLESDEEEESSSDCEGCGGGADEGVGEGLKLFGVWLKGERKKRDRDENNYLVGGSHITKELKNVDFHAPLWKSSKVCN from the exons ATGACGGTGGCGCAAAGATCTGTACCGGCGCCGTTTTTAAGCAAAACGTATCAGCTAGTAGATGATCATAACACAGACGACGTCGTGTCATGGAACGAAGACGGAACAGCTTTCGTGGTGTGGAAGACAGCTGAGTTTGCTaaagatcttcttcctcaatacTTCAAACATAATAACTTCTCAAGCTTCATTCGTCAGCTCAACACTTAc gGGTTTCGGAAAACAGTACCGGATAAATGGGAATTCGCGAACGATTATTTCCGGAGAGGAGGAGAGGATCTGTTGTCGGATATACGACGGCGTAAGTCTGTGATCGCGGGGAAATGTGTAGTTGTTGGTGGTGGTAGTACGCCGTCTGAGTCAAACTCGGGTGTTGGTGGGGGTGGTGATGATCACGGGTCAAGCTCAACGTCATCACCAGGTTCGTCTAAGAACCCTGGTTCGGTGGAGAACATGGTTGCTGATTTATCGGGAGAGAACGAGAAGCTGAAACGAGAGAACAACAGTTTAAGCTCGGAGCTAGAGGCGGCGAAGAAGCAAAGGGATGAGCTGGTGACGTTCTTGACTGATCATCTCAAAGTAAAGCCTGAAAAGATCGATCAGATGATCAAAGGAGGAGGGAAGTTCAAACCGGTGCTGGagtctgacgaagaagaagagagtagtaGTGATTGCGAAGGCTGTGGTGGAGGAGCGGATGAGGGGGTAGGTGAAGGGTTGAAATTGTTTGGGGTGTGGTtgaaaggagagagaaagaagagggaCCGggatgaaaataattatttggtcGGTGGGTCCCATATAACGAAGGAATTAAAGAACGTGGACTTTCACGCGCCGTTGTGGAAAAGCAGCAAAGTCtgcaactaa
- the LOC104729460 gene encoding red chlorophyll catabolite reductase, chloroplastic-like, protein MSMIFCCNTLYSSSLSPLTPTRANPSRFSNKLRVRAQSQSMDDHLHRKFMEFPYVSPTRRQLMVDLMSTLEDRLQSHLLPCSLPPDVRNFKNPNGSAEASIHIRSGDKSSPIDFVTGSWIHCKIPTGASLNITSISAFLNSSTKAPNFLLELIQSSPTSLVLVLDLPHRKDLVLYPDYLKKYYQDTSLDSQRQSLLKLPQVKPYVSPSLYIRSAVSPTASMLQINAEEEDKLEEILRDHVSPAAKEVLRVWLERCATKEDEVDGEEEILALERRDKSFRKKSIEEDLDLQFPRIFGEEVSSRVVHAIKEAFGVL, encoded by the exons ATGTCGATGATATTTTGCTGCAACACTCTCTACTCTTCATCTCTCTCGCCGTTAACTCCAACTCGAGCAAACCCATCGCGATTCTCAAACAAACTCAGAGTTCGAGctcaatcccagtccatggacGATCATCTTCACCGGAAATTCATGGAGTTCCCGTACGTGTCACCCACGCGCAGGCAGCTTATGGTTGATCTCATGTCGACGCTGGAGGATCGTCTCCAATCGCATCTCCTTCCCTGTAGCCTCCCACCTGATGTACGAAACTTCAAGAACCCTAACGGTTCCGCCGAAGCATCTATTCATATCAGATCCGGTGATAAATCATCTCCG atTGATTTTGTTACAGGAAGTTGGATACATTGCAAGATCCCAACAGGAGCATCTCTCAACATAACAAGCATCTCTGCATTCTTAAACTCTTCAACAAAAGCTCCAAACTTTTTACTCGAACTAATACAGAGCAGTCCCACGTCGCTCGTCCTCGTCCTTGACCTCCCACACCGTAAAGACCTCGTTCTTTACCCTGATTATCTCAAGAAGTATTACCAAGACACTTCTCTTGATTCTCAACGCCAGTCCCTCCTTAAGCTACCTCAAGTCAAACCCTATGTGTCTCCTTCTCTCTATATCCGTTCAGCTGTCTCTCCTACTGCTTCCATGCTTCAAATCAATGCCGAGGAAGAGGATAAGTTGGAGGAGATCTTGAGAGATCATGTTAGTCCTGCTGCTAAGGAGGTTCTCCGTGTTTGGTTGGAGCGATGTGCCACCAAAGAAGACGAAGTGGATGGGGAAGAAGAGATATTGGCGTTGGAGAGGAGAGACAAAAGCTTTAGAAAGAAGAGCATAGAGGAAGATTTGGATTTGCAGTTTCCGAGAATctttggagaagaagtttcATCCCGTGTCGTACACGCTATCAAAGAAGCTTTCGGTGTTCTCTAG
- the LOC104729461 gene encoding calcium-binding protein CML19: MASYMSQAAQLRRGLKPNGKNYGLTNQKRREIREIFDLFDIDGSGSIDARELNVAMRSLGFEMNNEQINELMAEVDKNQSGAIDFDEFVYMMTTKFGERDSIDELSKAFKIIDYDNNGKISPRDIKVMAKELGENFTDNDIEEMIEEADRDKDGEVNLEEFMKMMRRTSYG, from the exons ATG GCGAGCTACATGTCCCAAGCAGCACAGCTAAGAAGAGGTCTAAAGCCTAATGGGAAGAATTATGGGTTGACTAATCAGAAGAGACgagagatcagagaaatctTTGATCTTTTCGATATAGACGGTTCAG GTAGCATCGATGCTCGCGAGCTCAACGTTGCTATGAG GTCTCTCGGATTTGAGATGAATAATGAG CAAATAAACGAGTTGATGGCAGAAGTAGATAAAAACCAAAGTGGAGCCATAGATTTCGACGAATTTGTGTACATGATGACAACTAAATTCGGAGAACGAGACTCCATAGACGAATTGTCTAAGGCGTTTAAGATCATTGACTATGACAATAAT GGGAAGATTTCACCTCGTGATATAAAGGTGATGGCTAAAGAATTGGGAGAAAATTTCACAGATAATGATATAGAAGAGATGATCGAAGAAGCAGATCGTGACA AAGATGGAGAAGTTAATTTGGAGGAgttcatgaagatgatgaggagaaCTTCTTATGGATAA
- the LOC104729462 gene encoding eukaryotic initiation factor 4A-I-like — protein MESMEAAPSPPFQSPSRSSQQLHFYLAVDRTQFKMETVVELLGVLGRRPWLPIVVSCSSRDELDALCSSLSTLPYISLAALYSDLAERERTMVIEKFRRATTNWNQQLRSVVEEGLDESETGKEENKSHLVVVTDVCLPLLSSGESPLSARVLINYELPTKKETYTRRITTCLAPGGIVINMVVGGEVTTLKSLEESSGIIIAEMPINISEIL, from the exons ATGGAATCGATGGAAGCAGCTCCATCTCCTCCTTTTCAATCTCCCTCTCGCTCCAG CCAACAGTTACACTTCTACCTCGCCGTGGATCGTACCCAATTCAAAATG GAGACAGTAGTGGAATTATTGGGGGTTTTAGGTCGTCGTCCATGGCTTCCCATTGTAGTTTCTTGCAGCTCTCGTGATGAACTTGACGCCCTCTGCTCTTCTTTATCTACCCTTCCTTACATTTCATTAGCTGCTTTG TACAGCGATCTGGCAGAGAGAGAACGAACTATGGTTATAGAGAAATTCAGGCGAGCAACAACTAACTGGAACCAGCAACTTAGATCTGTAGTAGAAGAAGGTTTGGACGAGAGTGAAACTGGTAAAGAAGAGAATAAAtctcatttggttgttgtgACCGATGTTTGTCTTCCGTTACTCTCATCTGGAGAATCTCCTCTTTCCGCACGCGTTCTTATAAACTATGAGCTTCCCACAAAGAAG GAAACATATACAAGGCGTATAACAACTTGCTTAGCTCCAg GTGGTATTGTCATAAACATGGTTGTTGGAGGTGAAGTCACGACTCTCAAAAGCCTCGAGGAAAGCAGCGGCATCATCATCGCAGAGATGCCAATCAAT ATTTCTGAAATCTTGTAA
- the LOC104729465 gene encoding uncharacterized membrane protein At3g27390-like — protein sequence MAVVTNLGSFLKISYVIFAFCSAFFLGALKGLIVGPIAGLTLIVGNVGVILGLFPAHVAWTIYAVAKTDRFDIPLKLAILVALPALFGIWLGLSIAISVLVGVGYGFFTPWISAFEAFRQDTVSNKFFHCLVDGTWGTIKGSCTVVTDFADFCYHSYPLYLKELRESPASDELQTLRLIHVPGCIIVGIIGLVIDIPLFTAIAVVKSPYLLLKGWYRLAQDAINREGPFLEIACIPVAGLTILLWPIIVIGFVLTTIFSSIFVGLYGAVVVFQERSFRRGVSYVIAVVGEFDEYTNDWLYLREGTIFPKPRYRMRRVSFSSEVSVIVHPSNLSTVNSSGSADAPAMLVPSLVHSVSVREAIQEVRMVQIWEHMMGWFEMQGRELLDAGVLTPADLYESLKGRHGNESSIINVGLPSYALLHTLLSSIKAGAHGVLLLDGSEVTHLNRPQDKFLDWMFNPVMVLKDQIRAIKLGESEVRYLEKVVLFGNHEQRMEAWDNRGDPPQENVRAAQIQGISRRMMGMVRSVSKLPTYRRRFRQVVKALITYYLEKQGLNRTGSMSSGDFIEEI from the exons ATGGCTGTCGTCACTAACCTAGGAAGCTTTCTAAAGATTTCGTATGTCATATTTGCCTTTTGTTCTGCTTTCTTTCTCGGTGCTCTCAAAG GTTTGATCGTAGGTCCGATTGCTGGTTTAACATTAATAGTAGGAAATGTTGGAGTGATTCTTGGTTTGTTCCCTGCACACGTTGCTTGGACTATTTATGCTGTTGCAAA GACAGATAGATTTGACATTCCTCTGAAACTAGCAATCTTAGTGGCACTTCCTGCATTGTTTGGGATTTGGTTAGGTCTGAGTATAGCTATTAGTGTTCTTGTTGGTGTTGGTTATGGATTCTTCACTCCCTGGATCTCTGCTTTTGAAGCATTTAGACAAGACACTGTATCCAACAAGTTCTTCCACTGTCTTGTG GATGGAACTTGGGGAACCATCAAAGGAAGTTGTACTGTGGTTACAGATTTCGCAGATTTTTGCTACCATTCTTATCCGCTTTACTTGAAGGAGTTGCGTGAATCCCCCGCCTCAGATGAGCTTCAAACTCTTAG GTTGATTCATGTTCCTGGATGCATAATTGTAGGGATTATAGGATTAGTCATCGATATCCCTCTTTTCACTGCAATAGCAGTTGTTAAAAGCCCTTACCTTCTGCTTAAAGGCTGGTACCGTCTAGCTCAAGACGCCATTAATCGTGAAGGACCTTTCCTTGAGATAGCTTGTATACCAGTTGCTGGTCTGACAATACTGTTATGGCCTATTATTGTCATTGGATTTGTTTTGACCACCATCTTCTCCAGCATCTTTGTCGGTTTGTATGGAGCAGTTGTTGTATTCCAG GAAAGGTCATTCAGAAGAGGAGTCTCTTATGTGATTGCAGTAGttggagaatttgatgagtACACAAATGATTGGCTTTACCTTAGAGAAGGAACTATCTTCCCAAA GCCAAGATATCGGATGAGAAGAGTATCGTTTTCAAGTGAAGTATCTGTGATTGTTCACCCTTCAAATCTAAGCACAGTCAATAGTTCAGGTTCTGCAGATGCTCCAGCGATGCTAGTACCAAGCTTAGTTCACTCTGTATCGGTTAGAGAAGCAATTCAAGAAGTGAGAATGGTTCAG ATTTGGGAGCATATGATGGGGTGGTTTGAGATGCAAGGCAGAGAGCTACTAGACGCAGGAGTGTTAACACCAGCTGATCTGTATGAGTCTTTAAAGGGAAGACACGGAAACGAATCATCCATTATTAATGTGGGGCTTCCTTCTTACGCTTTGCTGCATACATTGCTTAGCTCTATTAAAGCTGGTGCTCATGGTGTGCTTCTGCTTGATGGCTCGGAAGTAACTCATTTGAATAGACCACAAGACAAGTTTTTGGACTGGATGTTTAATCCAGTTATGGTATTGAAAGATCAGATTCGAGCGATTAAACTTGGAGAAAGTGAAGTTAGGTACTTGGAGAAAGTTGTTCTCTTTGGAAACCATGAACAACGCATGGAAGCTTGGGATAATCGCGGTGACCCGCCTCAAGAAAACGTTCGAGCTGCTCAAATCCAAGGAATCAGCAGAAG GATGATGGGAATGGTACGGAGCGTATCTAAGCTTCCTACGTATAGGAGAAGGTTCAGGCAAGTGGTTAAGGCTCTAATAACTTATTATTTAGAGAAGCAAGGCTTGAATCGAACAGGTTCTATGAGCTCTGGAGATTTCATCGAAGAGATCTAA